The Corynebacterium sp. SCR221107 genome includes the window ACGCGACCTAGGAAGACCATCTTGGTGACGGTGTTCCACAGGTTCTTGTTGCCCCATGCCAGCTGCATGGCACCCATGATGCCGGCCTCGATCTTCGGCTTGTCCGTCTCAATCTTCTGGTGGCGCAGCTCCAGGAGGATGTCGGTGAACGGAATCTTCACAGGGCAAACCTCGTTGCAGCGGCCGCACAGGGAGGAAGCATACGGCAGGTAAGCCGAAGGATCGTGCTTGTCCTTGATGCCCGTCAACTGCGGAGTCAAGATGGCGCCGATCGGGCCGGGGTAGGTAGAGCCGTAGGCGTGGCCACCAGCGCGCTCATAAACCGGGCAGACATTCAGGCAGGCGGAGCAACGGATGCACTTGAGGGCCTCACGGCCTTGCTCGTCGGCAAGCACGGCGGTACGACCGTTATCGACAAGGACGATGTGGAAGTTCTTCGGCCCATCGCCGTCGGTGACACCCGACCACGTGGAAACATACGGTGCCTGGCGCTCGCCGGTGGAGGAACGCGGCAGCAGCTGCAAGAAGACCTCGAGGTCGCGGAAGGTCGGCAAGATCTTCTCAATGCCCATGACCGAGATCAGGGTCTCCGGCAGGGTCAGGCACATACGGCCGTTACCCTCGGATTCCATGATGGTGACGGTGCCGGTCTCGGCGATGCCGAAGTTGGCGCCGGAGATGGCGACCTTGGCCTTCATGAACTGCTCGCGTAGGAAGGTACGCGAGGCCTCGGCCAGGTCGGCGGGTTCAGTGGTCAAAGACTCATCGGTGTGCGGCATCTCGCGGATGAAGATGTCACGGATCTCGGCGCGGTTGCGGTGGATAGCCGGAACCAGGATGTGGGACGGGCGATCCTTACCCAGCTGCACAATGAGCTCGGCGAGGTCGGTCTCACGAGCGCCGATGCCTTCCTTCTTGAGGTGCTCGTTGAGGCCTATCTCCATGGTGGCCATGGACTTGATCTTGACCACGTTCTTCTCGCCGGTTTCCTTGACCAGGCCGGTGATGATCCGGCAGGCCTCTTCCGCATCGCGAGCCCAGTGGACGTGGCCGCCGCGGGCGGTGACAGCCTCTTCGAACTGCACGAGCAGCTCGTCCAAGCGGGCTCCCACGTCGCGTTTGATGTCCGAACCAGCCTGGCGCAGCGCCTCCCAGTCGGAGATCTCGCTGGTGACGCGCATACGCTTGTCACGAATGGTGGTGGTGGCCTTGGTCAGGTTGCGGCGCTGAGTGGCATTGTTCAGGCCCTCATTGGCGGCCTTAACGAAGTTGTCGCCGAGGCGCAGCTCCGAGGACTCAGAGGCGCGCGGGGGCAGGGTCGGGGTGCCGAGAAAGACGCTCACAGCATGAACTCCTTCGAGTAGACAGCCGAGGTGGGGGTCCACGGGTGCTCCTTGGTGGAGGCGAGGATCTCGGCGAGGTGGATAGCGCGGATGCCCACGTGCTGGCGAGAAAGAGCGCCGGCGATGTTCATCAGGCAAGAGGAATCGCCGCCGGTGACGTACTCGACGCCGGTGGACTCGATGTTGCGGGCTTTGTCAGAGACCATGGCCGCAGAGGTAGCGGCATTTTTCAGCGAGAAGGTGCCGCCGAAGCCACAGCATTCTTCCTTATTGGGCAGGTCGATAAGCTGCAGGCCCTCGACGTTCTCCAACAGACGGTATGGGCGATCGCCAAGCCCAATGAAACGCAGGCCGTGGCAGGAGGGGTGGTAGGTGACCTTGTGCGGGAAGAAGGCACCGACGTTATCAACGCCAGCGACATCGATGAGGAATTCCGGCAGGTCCAGGGACTTCTTGGCGGCGGTCTTGGCGCCGTCCTGCAAAGCCTTGGAACCATAACGGTGAGCAATGTGCTCGTGCTGTTCGCGCACGGCGCCGATGCAGGAACCGGAAGGGGCTACGACGTAATCGATCGAAGGATCGGAGAAAGCGTCGACGTAGTTCTCGATCAGCGGGATGGCTTCCTTCTGGTAGCCGGTATTGACGTGCATCTGGCCGCAGCAAGTCTGCTCCGGTGGGAACACGACCTCATAACCCAGGCGGGAAAGGATAACAGCGGTTGCCTTGGAAGCATCGGGGAACATGGCATCGCCGATGCAGGTAGAAAAGAGCGCAACTCTCACGGTTTCAAGCTCCTTTGAGTTGGGGGCTGATTTTATTGCCGGAATGCACGTTTATTCATACGTACGGGCGGCATTTAACGGACGTCTTTCATCCTAGCGAATTTTTAGAAATGATGAATCCAAAAAAAGGTGGCTAAGCAGGAATTATTTACGCAACGTTAGTGTTTCTAAAAGGCGTTCAAAGCTCAAAAACCCCATGCCATGGTTGGTGATGCCAGTTACTTTTCTGGATGGAAAGTGGCCGTTACGGTGCATGAAACCGGGCATGATGGGCAGTCGCTGGGGTGCATTGGTGGGGGTGCTTTCGGCGTAAGGCCGGGGTGCGATTGGTCTGACCAGAATGGCTTAGCTGCGAAAACATGTGGCGAATCTTGTAGAAAAACGTGTGGTGACGGTTCTCACATACAGTAAGCCAGTGTTAAGTGCTCACAGGATTGGCGTGATGTGGGGTGGTGCATAGTACAGTTGTCGGCAGAGGCGCATGGCCCAAGCTGTGGTGAGAACTGTCATTTAAATTTATGTTTAAATGTGTTTTCCTTGGGGAAAGCGCTTAGTTGAGAACTGAATATAGAAGCAAAATATAGTGCTAATAGTTGGACTATTTTCCGGTCGCATGGCGTTGTTATTTTTTTTAAAAGGCGAATTTTCGGCTTTTAAAAATTTTGTTTCTGAGGCACTTTAAATCGGCAGCAATTTGCCGTGGTCGGGACACTACGGTCTGACCATTGCGTCCGTGACCTTGATTGGTCAAGGTCTTCTGGAGTGGTGGCGGGGCGGTAATACCGCGCTGACCAGTGGTTGTTCGAGTTCACCTCACCGCGTGGAGGGCTGCTGAAAGAGGCATTTGGGGACTACCGAAAACAATGAGAAATGCTCGAAATGACGGGGAATTGGTTGCTAATGGCGCGAAAAATCCGGCAAGATACGGGCACATTCAGTGTTGTATCTTTTTGGTTTTGCTATTTTTTGCTTCAAAAATCAATCGGGCAAAGCAGTGCAAACGATTTTTCGGACGTAAAAACGTTTGAATTTTGTGCGGTAAGTGCACTTGTGGCAGCCGACACGCCGGATTAAAGGTTATAACCATCGAGGTCGAAACGGTTTTTTCTGGATGGAATGGCTCAGCCTGTGGGATGGAATCGCCTCGAGTGACAAAGTCCAGTTCAGGCTGGCTTGGTTGGGCAATGCTTGCACCAGCTTATGAATGGGCTTTCACTGTGCTTGCCGGTAACAACCAGTGGGCACTCGCGCCCCATGTGCTTTCCGGCTGGCGATGGAGTGCCCCAGCGTCACCCCGGTTGATCCCCCAATTCGGGGCTAGAGGCTTTTTTCTTGGTCTTGCCGACCGACTGCCAGCATCCCCTATCCGCTGCCAGCCGTTCCCCATGATCTTCTTGGCTCAGACGGACCACAGAATTAAGGACAACTTCATACTGAATCACTTAAAAGATTGCTCAAGGTACTCGCGTGAGTCCCCCCAGCATGGCTGGCTTGCCGCCCGATGCGTTCGGACGCAGGCCTTATCCTCCGCAGCCCGGAGGAAATCGACATGGAAAGGGTCATTCCTTATAAATAGTGAAGCTTGGTGCAGCAGCCAAAGGTGCTTTCAATCACCGGCTTGCGCGCATGCAGGTTGCTGAGGGGAATGACGTGGGGGAGTAGCCCAGCTGCGGCTGGCAGATGGGCAATCAATCGACTTCATCACTTCGACGCTGAAATGAGGCACCGAAAACATGTTTACATCCTCGACGAACGCGGTGGGAGGCAGCCTAGGGTTGTCCGCGCTGTGTGCCATCGTGCCCCTTTTCGCCTTCTTCATCTTCCTTATGGTTTTGAAATGGAAGGCACACTGGTCAGCGCTGGCATCGGTCGCGGTGGCGCTGCTGGTGGGCATTGTGGCCTTCAAGATGCCCGCCGGGCTTGCCGTGTTGTCGTTTACACAAGGCGCGGCGTTTGGCCTGTTCCCAATCGTGTACATCATCTGGATGGCCGTGTGGATCTACGATCTCACGGTGAAAACGGGCCGCTTTGAGGATATGCGCACGATCTTCTCCAAGATCGGCCGCGGTGACATGCGCGTCCAGGCGATGCTGATCGGCTTCGCCTTTGGTGGCCTCCTCGAGGCCCTGGCCGGCTTCGGCGCGCCGATTGCCATCGTGGCGGCCATGCTGCTGGCCATCGGCCTGAAGCCCATGAAGGCCGTTCTTGTCACCTTCGTCGCCAACTGTGCGCCGGTGGCCTTCGGCGCGATGGGCATTCCGGTGGCAACCGGTGGCTTGCTTACCGGCATCCCCGGTGAAGACGTCGCCGCCATGGCCGGACGCCAGCTGTCCCTCGTCGCACTGATCGTGCCGTTTATTCTGGCCTTCATCATGGATGGCAAGCGCGGCATGCGCCAGACCTGGCCGATGGCCCTGTTGCTGGGCATCACATTCGGCGGCGGCCAGTTCCTGGCCTCCAACTACTTCAGCTTCGTGCTTACCGACGTCGTAGCGTGCCTGTTGTCACTGATTGCAGGCGTGGTCTTCCTTCGCTTCTGGAAGCCAGTCACCCCCGAGGATCAGGCCTCGGCCATCGACGCGGATTCCATTCACCTGACCACCGAGCGCACCGTGCTCGCACTGTTCCCATACCTGCTCATCGTCGTGGTCTTCTCCTTCACCAGCCTCTGGAAGCTCGGAGTGGATGTGCCCGGCGCACTGAAGTCCACGGACATCCGCTTCGGATGGCCAGGACTCAACGGCCACGTCCTCGACGCGGCCGGCGAACCAGTTGCCAACACCATGTTCAACTTCAACTGGCTGTCCACGCCAGGCACCATCTTGTTCCTGTGTGGCGTGATCACCGTGTTGGTTTACACCTTTAATAACGGGCAGGGCAAGTACCCGCTGGGTATCGGCGCGGGCTTTGCCGAGCTCGGTCGCGGCGGCTATAAGATGCGCTACTCGGCGCTGACGATCGCCTCTGTGATGGGCCTGGCTTATGTCATGAACATGTCTGGGCAGACCGCCTCCATCGGCGCCTTCCTCGCAGGTGCTGGCAGCATCTTCCCGTTGATCTCCCCGGTCCTGGGCTGGATCGGCACCTGGGTGACCGGCTCCGCAACCTCCGCCAACGCACTGTTTGCTCAGATGCAGGCCACCACCGCAAGCCAGGTGGGTGTCAGCCCGACCCTGCTCGTAGGCGCGAACACGGCCGGTGCCACGCTGGGCAAGATGATGAGCCCGCAGACGCTGACCATCGCCGCGACCGCCGTGAACATGGAAAACGGCGAAGCCAAGATCATGGGCCAGGCGTGGAAGTACTCCCTCGGCCTGCTGGTTTATGTCTGCATCCTCGTGTTCCTGCAGTCTACAGTTCTTGGTTTCATGGTTGTGGGCTAAACTGCCTATTCATGACACCAGCGGATCTTTCATCTCTCATCAAGGACACAGCAATCGCCGTTCTCCAGGAGCGTGACCTGGACACCACCGCACTGCCGGAGAAGGTAGTGGTGGAGCGTCCACGCAACCCGGAGCACGGCGATTACGCCACTAACGTGGCACTGCAGGTAGCCAAGAAGGTGGGAATGAACCCGCGCGAGTTGGGCCAGCTTTTGGCTGATGCCCTGGCAGGTTCGGATGCCGTGGATACCGCCGAGATCGCGGGCCCGGGCTTTATCAATATTCGCCTTGCCGCCGCGGCTCAGGGCGCGATCGTCGGGCAGATCATCGCGGCGGGCGCGGCGTATGGCCACTCGGATCTCTACGCAGGCAAGCGCATCAACCTGGAGTTCGTCTCCGCTAACCCCACCGGCCCCATCCACCTAGGTGGTACCCGCTGGGCCGCGGTGGGTGATTCTTTGGGGCGCGTGCTCGCCGCCTCCGGCGCGCAGGTTACCCGCGAGTACTACTTCAATGACCACGGTCGCCAGATTGACCGCTTCTCCAATTCCCTGATGGCCGCCGCCAAGGGCGAGCCCACCCCAGAGGACGGTTACGGCGGAGAATACATCAAGGACATCGCAGCCCGCGTCGTCGAAAAGCAACCGGACGTGCTGACGCAGCAGCCGGAGCAGATGCAAGAAACCTTCCGTGAACTCGGCGTGGACATGATGTTTAGCCATATCAAGGAGTCCCTGCACGAATTCGGCACCGACTTCGACGTCTACTTCCACGAGAACTCCCTGTTTGAGTCCGGGGCGGTGGACCGCGCGGTGGCCAAGCTCAAAGACAACGGCAACCTGTATGAAAAGGACGGCGCTTGGTGGCTGCGCTCCTCCAACTACGGTGATGATAAGGACCGCGTGGTCATCAAGTCTGACGGTGATGCAGCCTACATCGCCGGCGACATCGCCTACGTTGCCGACAAGTTTGACCGCGGTCACGACCTGTGCATCTACATGCTCGGCGCCGATCACCACGGATACATCTCCCGCCTGCGTGCCGCGGCCGCGGCCATGGGCTATGACCCGGAGGCAGTCGAGGTGCTGATCGGCCAGATGGTCAACCTCGTGCGCGACGGCAAGGCCGTGCGTATGTCCAAGCGTGCCGGTACCGTGATCACCCTCGATGACCTCGTCGAGGCAATCGGCGTGGATGCTGCCCGCTACTCGATGATCCGCTCCTCGGTGGACTCCTCCCTCGATATCGACCTTGCGCTGTGGGCTTCCCAGTCCTCCGACAACCCGGTCTACTACGTTCAGTACGGCCATGCCCGCCTGTGTTCGATCGCACGCAAGGCTGCTGACCTCGGCGTTTCCGCCGAGGGGGCGGACTACTCCTTGCTCACCCACGAGCGCGAGGGCGATCTCATCCGTACCCTGGGTGAATTCCCAGCCGTGGTCAAGGCCGCCGCCGAGCTGCGCGAGCCTCACCGCGTGGCCCGCTACGCCGAGGAATTGGCCGGTACCTTCCACCGCTTCTACGATGCCTGCCAGATTCTGCCCAAGCAGGACGAGGAGGCAACGCCGCTGCACACCGCGCGCTTGGCACTGGCCAAGGCCACCCGCCAGGTGCTGGCCAATGCACTCGGATTGGTTGGCGTGGGCGCACCGGAGCGGATGTAACGTGAGCTTCGATCAGATCCCAGCCCACGTGTGGCCGCGCACCGCGAAGCGACGGGCCGACGGCACTGTTGAGATCGCAGGCGTCAGCCTCGTCGATCTCGCGCGGGAGTACGGCACCCCGCTCATGGTGATGGACAAGCAGGACTTTGTTTCGCGCTGCCGTGACATGGCCCAGGCCTTCGGCGGCGGACACAATGTCCACTACGCTTCCAAGGCCTTCCTGACCTCGGAAATCGCCCGCTGGGTCGCGGCCGAAGGGTTGCACTTGGACGTGGCCTCAGCCGGTGAATTGGCTGTCGCACTGCGCGCCGACTTCCCGCCCGCGGATATCACGGCCCACGGCAATAACAAGTCCCTGGAGTTTCTGCGCACCTGCGTGGTCCGCGGGGTGGGTACGGTAGTGCTGGATTCCTTCCAGGAATTGGAACGGCTGAACACGGTAGCTGCTGGGGCCGGCGTGGTTCAAGAGGTGCTTGTCCGCGTAAAGCCCGGCGTGGAGGCTCACACCCATGAGTTCATTGCCACCAGCCACGAGGATCAGAAGTTCGGTTTCTCGCTCGCATCGGGGCGCGCCTATGAAGCAGCCGTTGCAGCCCACGAGGCCCCCAACCTCAAGCTGAAGGGATTGCACTGCCACGTAGGCAGCCAGGTCTTCGATGCCGAAGGCTTCAAGCTTGCCGCCGAGCGCATCCTCGAGCTGTACAAGCAGTTGGTCGATGTCGTCGGCGCAGACGATCTCACCGTGCTCGACCTTGGCGGCGGCTA containing:
- a CDS encoding LutB/LldF family L-lactate oxidation iron-sulfur protein, with product MSVFLGTPTLPPRASESSELRLGDNFVKAANEGLNNATQRRNLTKATTTIRDKRMRVTSEISDWEALRQAGSDIKRDVGARLDELLVQFEEAVTARGGHVHWARDAEEACRIITGLVKETGEKNVVKIKSMATMEIGLNEHLKKEGIGARETDLAELIVQLGKDRPSHILVPAIHRNRAEIRDIFIREMPHTDESLTTEPADLAEASRTFLREQFMKAKVAISGANFGIAETGTVTIMESEGNGRMCLTLPETLISVMGIEKILPTFRDLEVFLQLLPRSSTGERQAPYVSTWSGVTDGDGPKNFHIVLVDNGRTAVLADEQGREALKCIRCSACLNVCPVYERAGGHAYGSTYPGPIGAILTPQLTGIKDKHDPSAYLPYASSLCGRCNEVCPVKIPFTDILLELRHQKIETDKPKIEAGIMGAMQLAWGNKNLWNTVTKMVFLGRVLGGTNGKITHLPSFLAGWTDVRDTAVPPKKSFRQWFDTDEAQKLLADARREGVPSTDADEA
- a CDS encoding (Fe-S)-binding protein, with amino-acid sequence MRVALFSTCIGDAMFPDASKATAVILSRLGYEVVFPPEQTCCGQMHVNTGYQKEAIPLIENYVDAFSDPSIDYVVAPSGSCIGAVREQHEHIAHRYGSKALQDGAKTAAKKSLDLPEFLIDVAGVDNVGAFFPHKVTYHPSCHGLRFIGLGDRPYRLLENVEGLQLIDLPNKEECCGFGGTFSLKNAATSAAMVSDKARNIESTGVEYVTGGDSSCLMNIAGALSRQHVGIRAIHLAEILASTKEHPWTPTSAVYSKEFML
- a CDS encoding L-lactate permease; its protein translation is MFTSSTNAVGGSLGLSALCAIVPLFAFFIFLMVLKWKAHWSALASVAVALLVGIVAFKMPAGLAVLSFTQGAAFGLFPIVYIIWMAVWIYDLTVKTGRFEDMRTIFSKIGRGDMRVQAMLIGFAFGGLLEALAGFGAPIAIVAAMLLAIGLKPMKAVLVTFVANCAPVAFGAMGIPVATGGLLTGIPGEDVAAMAGRQLSLVALIVPFILAFIMDGKRGMRQTWPMALLLGITFGGGQFLASNYFSFVLTDVVACLLSLIAGVVFLRFWKPVTPEDQASAIDADSIHLTTERTVLALFPYLLIVVVFSFTSLWKLGVDVPGALKSTDIRFGWPGLNGHVLDAAGEPVANTMFNFNWLSTPGTILFLCGVITVLVYTFNNGQGKYPLGIGAGFAELGRGGYKMRYSALTIASVMGLAYVMNMSGQTASIGAFLAGAGSIFPLISPVLGWIGTWVTGSATSANALFAQMQATTASQVGVSPTLLVGANTAGATLGKMMSPQTLTIAATAVNMENGEAKIMGQAWKYSLGLLVYVCILVFLQSTVLGFMVVG
- the argS gene encoding arginine--tRNA ligase, with the translated sequence MTPADLSSLIKDTAIAVLQERDLDTTALPEKVVVERPRNPEHGDYATNVALQVAKKVGMNPRELGQLLADALAGSDAVDTAEIAGPGFINIRLAAAAQGAIVGQIIAAGAAYGHSDLYAGKRINLEFVSANPTGPIHLGGTRWAAVGDSLGRVLAASGAQVTREYYFNDHGRQIDRFSNSLMAAAKGEPTPEDGYGGEYIKDIAARVVEKQPDVLTQQPEQMQETFRELGVDMMFSHIKESLHEFGTDFDVYFHENSLFESGAVDRAVAKLKDNGNLYEKDGAWWLRSSNYGDDKDRVVIKSDGDAAYIAGDIAYVADKFDRGHDLCIYMLGADHHGYISRLRAAAAAMGYDPEAVEVLIGQMVNLVRDGKAVRMSKRAGTVITLDDLVEAIGVDAARYSMIRSSVDSSLDIDLALWASQSSDNPVYYVQYGHARLCSIARKAADLGVSAEGADYSLLTHEREGDLIRTLGEFPAVVKAAAELREPHRVARYAEELAGTFHRFYDACQILPKQDEEATPLHTARLALAKATRQVLANALGLVGVGAPERM
- the lysA gene encoding diaminopimelate decarboxylase codes for the protein MHSDWLAWAHRSGCNVSFDQIPAHVWPRTAKRRADGTVEIAGVSLVDLAREYGTPLMVMDKQDFVSRCRDMAQAFGGGHNVHYASKAFLTSEIARWVAAEGLHLDVASAGELAVALRADFPPADITAHGNNKSLEFLRTCVVRGVGTVVLDSFQELERLNTVAAGAGVVQEVLVRVKPGVEAHTHEFIATSHEDQKFGFSLASGRAYEAAVAAHEAPNLKLKGLHCHVGSQVFDAEGFKLAAERILELYKQLVDVVGADDLTVLDLGGGYGIAYTEDEEPLDVDAVAHDLITAVDKTAAELGIEAPQVMVEPGRAIAGPSTVTIYEVGTVKDVHIDADTTRRYLAVDGGMSDNIRPALYDAAYDVRVVDGTVSGALIATRIVGSHCESGDILLSDAQLPDDITAGRLVGFAATGAYCYAMSSRYNMALRPAVVVVEGGRASLMLRRETMDDYFALEV